The Kitasatospora setae KM-6054 genome contains a region encoding:
- the kdpC gene encoding potassium-transporting ATPase subunit KdpC yields MPVFLRTHLTALRMLLVMTVILGIAYPLLVTGISQLAFPARANGSLVKSDGRPVGSGLIGQTFDLPKADGAAPDAPAQPDPKWFQPRPSAGGYDPTASGASNLGPNSADLLKAVEERRAAVAAFDGVDPATVPPDALTASGSGLDPHISVAYAREQVNRVARERSIPAEQLNRLVDQHTDGRSLGFLGQGGVNVLRLNQAVADLK; encoded by the coding sequence ATGCCCGTCTTCCTGCGCACCCACCTCACCGCGCTGCGGATGCTGCTGGTGATGACCGTGATCCTCGGCATCGCCTACCCGCTGCTGGTCACCGGCATCAGCCAACTCGCCTTCCCGGCAAGGGCCAACGGCTCACTCGTGAAGAGCGACGGCAGACCGGTCGGCTCCGGCCTGATCGGCCAGACCTTCGACCTGCCGAAGGCCGACGGGGCCGCCCCGGACGCCCCGGCCCAGCCCGACCCCAAGTGGTTCCAGCCCCGCCCGTCCGCCGGCGGCTACGACCCGACCGCCTCCGGCGCCTCCAACCTCGGCCCGAACAGCGCCGACCTGCTGAAGGCCGTCGAGGAGCGCCGGGCCGCCGTCGCCGCCTTCGACGGCGTCGACCCCGCCACCGTCCCGCCCGACGCGCTGACCGCCTCCGGCTCCGGCCTCGATCCGCACATCTCGGTCGCCTACGCCCGGGAGCAGGTCAACCGGGTCGCCCGCGAACGCAGCATCCCCGCCGAGCAGTTGAACCGGCTCGTCGACCAGCACACCGACGGCCGCTCGCTCGGCTTCCTCGGCCAGGGCGGCGTCAACGTCCTCCGGCTCAACCAGGCCGTCGCCGACCTCAAGTGA
- the kdpB gene encoding potassium-transporting ATPase subunit KdpB codes for MSVTAPEVPGRAAAGLLDPKLLLASLPDAVRKLDPRVMVKNPVMFVVEVGSVVTTVAAIADPSVFAWAITLWLWLTTVFANLAEAVAEGRGKAQADTLRRARTESVARRLTGWPSSGAEEEVPGTALRSGDHVVVEAGQVIPGDGDVVEGVASVDESAITGESAPVIRESGGDRSAVTGGTKVLSDRIVVRITSEPGKTFIDRMIALVEGAARQKTPNEIALNILLASLTVVFLVAVVTLQPMAAYAGAPQSTIVLVALIVALIPTTIGALLSAIGIAGMDRLVQRNVLAMSGRAVEAAGDVNTLLLDKTGTITLGNRQAAEFLPAAGVGVAELADAAQLSSLADETPEGRSIVVLAKTGYGLRARAQGELAHAVWVPFTAQTRMSGVDADGREVRKGAAGSVANWVTGHGGSVGEDVAALVDGISAAGGTPLVVAERDGGGGVPRVLGVIHLKDVVKEGMRERFEELRRMGIRTVMITGDNPLTARAIAEEAGVDDFLAEATPEDKMALIKKEQEGGKLVAMTGDGTNDAPALAQADVGVAMNTGTMAAKEAGNMVDLDSNPTKLIEIVEIGKQLLITRGALTTFSIANDVAKYFAIIPAMFAGVYPGLSRLNIMGLHSPTSAITSAIVFNALVIVGLIPLALRGVTYRPSDAGSLLARNIGIYGLGGLVVPFVGIKLIDLVVRFVPGLN; via the coding sequence ATGTCCGTCACCGCCCCTGAGGTTCCGGGCCGCGCCGCGGCCGGCCTGCTCGATCCGAAACTGCTGCTCGCCTCGCTGCCCGACGCGGTGCGCAAGCTCGACCCCCGGGTGATGGTGAAGAACCCGGTGATGTTCGTGGTCGAGGTCGGCTCGGTGGTCACCACCGTCGCCGCGATCGCCGACCCGTCCGTCTTCGCCTGGGCGATCACCCTGTGGCTGTGGCTGACCACGGTCTTCGCCAACCTGGCGGAGGCGGTCGCCGAGGGCCGCGGCAAGGCGCAGGCCGACACGCTGCGCCGGGCCAGGACCGAGTCGGTGGCCCGCCGGCTCACCGGCTGGCCGTCGTCCGGGGCCGAGGAGGAGGTGCCGGGCACCGCGCTGCGCTCGGGCGACCACGTGGTGGTCGAGGCCGGCCAGGTGATCCCCGGCGACGGCGACGTGGTCGAGGGCGTCGCGTCGGTGGACGAGTCGGCGATCACCGGCGAGTCCGCGCCGGTGATCCGCGAGTCCGGCGGCGACCGCTCCGCGGTGACCGGCGGGACCAAGGTGCTCTCCGACCGGATCGTCGTGAGGATCACCTCGGAGCCCGGCAAGACCTTCATCGACCGGATGATCGCCCTGGTCGAGGGCGCGGCCCGGCAGAAGACGCCGAACGAGATCGCCCTGAACATCCTGCTGGCCTCGCTGACCGTGGTCTTCCTGGTCGCGGTGGTCACCCTGCAGCCGATGGCGGCGTACGCCGGGGCCCCGCAGTCGACGATCGTGCTGGTCGCGCTGATCGTGGCGCTGATCCCGACCACGATCGGCGCGCTGCTCTCGGCGATCGGCATCGCCGGCATGGACCGCCTCGTCCAGCGCAACGTGCTCGCCATGTCGGGCCGGGCGGTGGAGGCCGCGGGCGACGTCAACACGCTGCTGCTCGACAAGACCGGCACCATCACCCTCGGCAACCGGCAGGCCGCCGAGTTCCTGCCCGCCGCCGGGGTCGGGGTGGCCGAACTGGCCGACGCGGCCCAGCTCTCCTCGCTCGCCGACGAGACCCCCGAGGGCCGCTCGATCGTCGTCCTCGCCAAGACCGGGTACGGCCTGCGGGCCCGCGCCCAGGGCGAGTTGGCGCACGCGGTGTGGGTGCCGTTCACCGCGCAGACCCGGATGTCCGGCGTCGACGCGGACGGCCGCGAGGTCCGCAAGGGTGCGGCCGGTTCGGTCGCCAACTGGGTGACCGGGCACGGCGGTTCGGTCGGCGAGGACGTCGCCGCGCTGGTCGACGGGATCTCCGCCGCGGGCGGCACCCCGCTGGTCGTCGCCGAGCGCGACGGCGGCGGGGGCGTGCCGCGCGTCCTCGGGGTGATCCACCTCAAGGACGTGGTGAAGGAGGGCATGCGGGAGCGCTTCGAGGAACTCCGCCGGATGGGCATCAGGACCGTCATGATCACCGGCGACAACCCGCTGACCGCCCGGGCCATCGCCGAGGAGGCGGGCGTCGACGACTTCCTCGCCGAGGCCACGCCCGAGGACAAGATGGCCCTGATCAAGAAGGAGCAGGAGGGCGGCAAGCTGGTCGCGATGACCGGCGACGGCACCAACGACGCCCCCGCGCTCGCCCAGGCCGACGTCGGCGTCGCGATGAACACCGGCACCATGGCGGCCAAGGAGGCCGGCAACATGGTCGACCTGGACTCCAACCCCACCAAGCTGATCGAGATCGTCGAGATCGGCAAGCAACTGCTGATCACCCGGGGCGCGTTGACGACCTTCTCGATCGCCAACGACGTCGCCAAGTACTTCGCGATCATCCCGGCGATGTTCGCCGGCGTCTACCCGGGCCTGAGCCGGCTCAACATCATGGGCCTGCACAGCCCGACCTCCGCGATCACCTCGGCGATCGTCTTCAACGCCCTGGTCATCGTCGGCCTGATCCCGCTCGCCCTGCGCGGCGTCACGTACCGCCCCAGCGACGCCGGTTCACTGCTGGCCCGGAACATCGGGATCTACGGCCTGGGCGGCCTGGTCGTCCCGTTCGTCGGCATCAAACTCATCGACCTGGTCGTCCGGTTCGTCCCCGGCCTCAACTGA
- the kdpA gene encoding potassium-transporting ATPase subunit KdpA, with translation MGPTLAGWLQAIALVGALALCYRPLGDHIAKLLTSARHLRAEKALYKVVGVDADADQRWPVYLRSVLAFSALSVLFLYGLIRLQTHLLLSLGVPEMAAHQAWNTAISFTTNTNWQSYSGESAMGHLVQMAGLAVQNFVSAAVGIAVVAALIRGFTRNRTDRVGNFWVDLTRISLRLLLPLAVLFALVLAANGVVQNFHGFEQVTTLTGGQQSLPGGPVASQEVIKLLGTNGGGFYNANSAHPFENPTGFTNLLEVFLLLVIPFALPRTFGRMVGDHRQGYAIAAVMGLFWTASAVLITFFEHQHAGSALQAAGAALEGKEQRFGVAASGLFAASTTLTSTGAVNSFHDSFTPFGGGLTVFDMMLGEIAPGGTGSGLYGMLILAVVAVFVAGLMVGRTPEYLGKKLGGREMKFASLYILTTPAIVLIGAGTAIALPGERAGMLNDGAHGFSEVLYAFTSAANNNGSAFAGITVNTDWYDTALGLAMVFGRFLPMVFVLALAGSLARQRPVPAGAGTLPTHRPLFVGLLSSVILIVVGLTYFPALALGPIAEGLH, from the coding sequence ATGGGTCCCACTCTCGCCGGGTGGCTGCAGGCGATCGCCCTGGTCGGCGCGCTGGCCCTCTGCTACCGCCCCCTCGGCGACCACATCGCCAAGCTGCTCACCTCCGCCCGCCACCTGAGAGCCGAGAAGGCGCTGTACAAGGTGGTCGGCGTCGACGCCGACGCCGACCAGCGCTGGCCGGTGTACCTGCGCTCGGTGCTGGCGTTCTCCGCGCTCTCCGTGCTGTTCCTGTACGGGCTGATCCGGCTCCAGACGCACCTGCTGCTCAGCCTGGGCGTGCCGGAGATGGCCGCGCACCAGGCGTGGAACACCGCGATCTCGTTCACCACCAACACCAACTGGCAGTCGTACAGCGGCGAGTCGGCGATGGGCCACCTGGTCCAGATGGCCGGCCTGGCGGTGCAGAACTTCGTCTCGGCGGCGGTCGGCATCGCGGTCGTCGCGGCGCTGATCCGCGGCTTCACCCGCAACCGCACCGACCGGGTCGGCAACTTCTGGGTCGACCTGACCCGGATCTCGCTGCGCCTGCTGCTGCCGCTCGCGGTGCTGTTCGCCCTGGTGCTGGCGGCGAACGGGGTGGTGCAGAACTTCCACGGCTTCGAGCAGGTGACCACCCTGACCGGCGGTCAGCAGTCGCTCCCGGGCGGGCCGGTGGCCTCGCAGGAGGTCATCAAGCTGCTGGGGACCAACGGCGGCGGCTTCTACAACGCCAACTCGGCCCACCCGTTCGAGAACCCGACCGGCTTCACCAACCTGCTGGAGGTCTTCCTGCTGCTGGTGATCCCGTTCGCGCTGCCGCGCACCTTCGGCCGGATGGTCGGCGACCACCGCCAGGGCTACGCGATCGCCGCCGTGATGGGCCTGTTCTGGACGGCCTCGGCGGTGCTGATCACCTTCTTCGAGCACCAGCACGCGGGCAGCGCCCTGCAGGCGGCCGGCGCGGCGCTGGAGGGCAAGGAGCAGCGCTTCGGGGTGGCCGCGTCCGGCCTGTTCGCGGCGTCCACGACGCTGACCTCGACCGGCGCGGTGAACTCCTTCCACGACTCGTTCACGCCGTTCGGCGGCGGGCTCACCGTGTTCGACATGATGCTGGGCGAGATCGCGCCCGGCGGCACCGGCTCCGGCCTGTACGGGATGCTGATCCTGGCGGTCGTGGCGGTGTTCGTCGCGGGCCTGATGGTCGGCCGCACCCCCGAGTACCTGGGCAAGAAGCTCGGCGGCCGGGAGATGAAGTTCGCCTCCCTGTACATCCTCACCACCCCGGCGATCGTGCTGATCGGCGCGGGCACCGCGATCGCCCTGCCCGGCGAGCGGGCCGGGATGCTGAACGACGGCGCGCACGGCTTCTCCGAGGTGCTGTACGCGTTCACCTCGGCGGCGAACAACAACGGCTCGGCGTTCGCGGGCATCACCGTCAACACCGACTGGTACGACACGGCGCTGGGCCTGGCGATGGTGTTCGGCCGGTTCCTGCCGATGGTGTTCGTGCTCGCGCTGGCCGGCTCGCTGGCCCGCCAGCGGCCCGTCCCGGCGGGCGCGGGCACGCTGCCCACGCACCGGCCGCTGTTCGTCGGCCTGCTGTCGAGCGTGATCCTGATCGTCGTCGGCCTCACCTACTTCCCGGCCCTGGCCCTCGGGCCGATCGCAGAAGGTCTCCACTGA
- the kdpF gene encoding K(+)-transporting ATPase subunit F has translation MSAEHIAGLLVAAALVGYLVLALIHPEKF, from the coding sequence GTGAGCGCCGAACACATAGCCGGTCTCCTCGTCGCCGCCGCACTCGTCGGCTACCTCGTCCTCGCGCTGATCCACCCGGAGAAGTTCTGA
- a CDS encoding NAD-dependent protein deacetylase, translating to MDGMSAYEDGLPEVARLLDGGGVVVLSGAGLSTESGIPDYRGPDGVRRNRAPMTYQEFLADEPARRRYWARSHAGRAVIAGARPNAGHLAVARLRAAGRVSAVITQNVDGLHRAAGTPDAVELHGGLDRVVCLDCGAVTARAALDERLAALNPAFRDAGSRINPDGDVELPDGLVATFTVAPCAACGGVLKPDVVFFGESVPKDRVEHCYRLVDEGRALLVLGSSLAVMSGLRFVRHAAKTGKPVAIVTRGTTRGDDLATTRLDAPLGATLTALAAGLA from the coding sequence ATGGACGGCATGAGCGCGTACGAGGACGGACTCCCCGAGGTGGCCCGGCTGCTGGACGGCGGCGGGGTGGTGGTGCTGAGCGGGGCCGGGCTGTCCACCGAGTCGGGGATCCCGGACTACCGGGGGCCGGACGGGGTGCGCCGCAACCGGGCGCCGATGACGTACCAGGAGTTCCTCGCGGACGAGCCGGCCCGCCGCCGCTACTGGGCGCGCAGCCACGCGGGGCGGGCGGTGATCGCCGGGGCCAGGCCGAACGCCGGGCACCTCGCGGTGGCCCGGTTGCGGGCGGCGGGCCGGGTCTCCGCGGTGATCACCCAGAACGTGGACGGCCTGCACCGCGCGGCCGGCACCCCCGACGCGGTCGAGCTGCACGGCGGCCTGGACCGGGTGGTCTGCCTCGACTGCGGCGCCGTCACCGCCCGCGCCGCCCTCGACGAGCGCCTCGCCGCCCTCAACCCGGCCTTCCGGGACGCCGGTTCGCGGATCAACCCGGACGGCGACGTCGAACTGCCGGACGGCCTGGTCGCCACCTTCACCGTCGCCCCCTGCGCGGCCTGCGGCGGCGTCCTCAAGCCGGACGTGGTGTTCTTCGGCGAGAGCGTCCCCAAGGACCGGGTCGAGCACTGCTACCGGTTGGTCGACGAGGGCCGCGCCCTGCTGGTCCTCGGCTCCTCGCTCGCGGTGATGTCCGGCCTGCGCTTCGTCCGCCACGCCGCGAAGACCGGCAAGCCGGTCGCCATCGTCACCCGCGGCACCACCCGCGGCGACGACCTCGCCACCACCCGCCTGGACGCCCCGCTCGGCGCGACCCTGACCGCGCTGGCGGCCGGCCTGGCCTGA
- a CDS encoding universal stress protein encodes MRVVVGVSGSPGSLAALHRAVAEARRAAERGGAAQVLALHAWEPPGGEFGYRRSPFPPLLSAVREEAERRLREAVAETGADRAGVPVTALTVRAAPATALLTAADRPDDLLVLGPAGTWWHRGLRASVPAHCVRRSRCPVLVVPRPELALLLDGLTRRAVDAELRDLVARG; translated from the coding sequence ATGCGCGTCGTGGTCGGAGTCAGCGGATCGCCCGGCAGCCTGGCCGCGCTGCACCGCGCCGTCGCCGAAGCGCGGCGGGCCGCGGAGCGCGGCGGTGCGGCCCAGGTGCTGGCGCTGCACGCCTGGGAGCCGCCCGGCGGCGAGTTCGGCTACCGGCGCTCGCCCTTCCCGCCGCTGCTGTCCGCCGTCCGCGAGGAGGCCGAACGGCGGCTGCGCGAGGCGGTCGCCGAGACCGGCGCCGACCGGGCCGGCGTGCCCGTCACCGCGCTGACGGTGCGCGCCGCGCCCGCCACCGCCCTGCTCACCGCCGCCGACCGGCCCGACGACCTGCTCGTCCTCGGCCCGGCCGGCACCTGGTGGCACCGCGGCCTGCGCGCCTCCGTCCCGGCCCACTGCGTACGCCGCTCCCGCTGCCCGGTGCTGGTCGTCCCCCGGCCCGAACTCGCGCTGCTCCTGGACGGGTTGACCCGCCGCGCGGTCGACGCCGAACTGCGCGACCTGGTCGCCCGCGGATGA
- a CDS encoding universal stress protein: MAERVRVVVGVDGSPGSLAALRRAVVEAAGRGAVLVPLLAGQPSEQAARRVLDAALRHAVGGWPGGVVVRPVVAAGAAGPALVAAAGGPDGLLLLGADGRRHHMRGARTERYCRSHARCPVLAVRAPETVLTGAA; the protein is encoded by the coding sequence ATGGCCGAGCGGGTGCGGGTGGTGGTCGGGGTGGACGGTTCGCCGGGCAGTCTGGCGGCGTTGCGCCGGGCGGTGGTGGAGGCGGCGGGGCGCGGGGCGGTGCTGGTGCCGCTGCTGGCGGGGCAGCCGTCGGAGCAGGCGGCGCGGCGGGTGCTGGACGCGGCGCTGCGGCACGCGGTCGGCGGCTGGCCGGGCGGGGTGGTGGTGCGTCCGGTGGTGGCGGCCGGTGCGGCGGGGCCGGCGCTGGTCGCGGCGGCCGGCGGCCCGGACGGCCTGCTGCTGCTCGGCGCGGACGGGCGCCGCCACCATATGCGCGGGGCCCGCACCGAGCGGTACTGCCGGTCGCACGCGCGCTGCCCGGTGCTGGCCGTCCGGGCGCCGGAAACCGTCCTCACCGGGGCAGCCTGA
- a CDS encoding amidohydrolase, which produces MVPETCQERAAAPSAPPGSAPMHVTLFRQVRPFGGPVTDLVAVDGVLAAGLPPGAEPAAVVDGGGRIALPTLVDAHIHPDKTSWGEPWYSRRPAAGLPDFVAGDVELYEHQRAPIGERAHRLLAHAVTRGTRAVRAHVDVAPAYGLAGATGLREAAGRLAGKLDVQSVAFPQHGVLRAPGAAELLTEAARTGLVDAVGGIDPAGFDGGGPDGREQFDLLFGLAERYGVLLDVHLHDRGAAGLGPLRELAARTAAAGLGGRVTASHVFCLPELPADERERLADLLADAGIALTTVAPSAHQVLPFRALRERGVPVGLGSDGVRDSWSPYGNADMLHRAHLLGWTTDARTDAELTDCLELAAHGGAELLGLPRADLAPGAPADFQLLDGECVPQVVVDLPARELVVKAGRVVAEHGKLLD; this is translated from the coding sequence ATGGTTCCGGAAACCTGTCAGGAGAGGGCCGCCGCGCCCTCGGCACCGCCCGGGAGCGCCCCCATGCACGTCACGCTGTTCCGCCAGGTCCGCCCGTTCGGCGGCCCGGTCACCGACCTGGTCGCCGTGGACGGCGTCCTGGCCGCCGGGCTCCCGCCGGGCGCCGAGCCGGCCGCCGTGGTGGACGGCGGCGGCCGGATCGCGCTGCCGACCCTGGTCGACGCGCACATCCACCCGGACAAGACCAGCTGGGGCGAGCCCTGGTACAGCCGCCGCCCGGCCGCCGGCCTGCCCGACTTCGTGGCCGGCGACGTCGAGCTGTACGAGCACCAGCGCGCCCCGATCGGCGAGCGCGCCCACCGCCTGCTGGCGCACGCCGTGACCCGCGGCACCCGCGCCGTCCGCGCGCACGTGGACGTCGCCCCCGCGTACGGCCTGGCGGGCGCCACCGGCCTGCGGGAGGCCGCCGGGCGGCTGGCCGGGAAGCTCGACGTGCAGTCGGTGGCGTTCCCGCAGCACGGCGTCCTGCGCGCCCCGGGCGCGGCCGAGCTGCTCACCGAGGCGGCCCGCACCGGCCTGGTGGACGCGGTCGGCGGCATCGACCCGGCCGGGTTCGACGGCGGCGGCCCGGACGGCCGCGAGCAGTTCGACCTGCTGTTCGGCCTGGCCGAGCGGTACGGCGTCCTGCTGGACGTGCACCTGCACGACCGCGGCGCGGCCGGCCTGGGCCCGCTGCGCGAGCTGGCCGCCCGGACGGCCGCGGCCGGGCTGGGCGGCCGGGTGACGGCCAGCCACGTGTTCTGCCTGCCCGAGCTGCCCGCCGACGAGCGGGAGCGGCTCGCGGACCTGCTGGCGGACGCCGGGATCGCGCTGACCACCGTCGCCCCGTCCGCCCACCAGGTGCTGCCGTTCCGCGCGCTGCGCGAGCGCGGCGTGCCGGTCGGCCTCGGCTCGGACGGCGTCCGCGACTCCTGGAGCCCGTACGGCAACGCCGACATGCTGCACCGGGCGCACCTGCTCGGCTGGACCACCGACGCCCGCACCGACGCCGAGCTGACCGACTGCCTGGAGCTGGCCGCGCACGGCGGCGCCGAGCTGCTCGGCCTGCCGAGGGCCGACCTGGCGCCCGGCGCGCCCGCCGACTTCCAGCTGCTGGACGGCGAGTGCGTGCCGCAGGTGGTGGTCGACCTGCCGGCCCGCGAGCTGGTGGTGAAGGCCGGCCGGGTGGTCGCCGAGCACGGGAAGCTGCTGGACTGA
- a CDS encoding APC family permease: MSLTSSVGRAPAPAQPPDPAGAPAGRLAKGLIGTTDLVFFVVAAAAPLTVLAGIAPFAIGVGGASAPAAYLVSGALLVLFAAGFTAMSRYVRNAGAFYAYVARGLGRTLGVVTAYVAVVSYNLITPGVAAAFGYFAAGHIEQRTGAHVPWWLLSAGCVAVVGVLGWLKVTLSAKVLGVALVLEVLSLLVMEGGVLADRGTAALDPVSFDPSLLTQGGVAGMFVLVIGAFTGFEATAIYAEEARDPARTVPRATFIAIGFLAVFYALGTWIVMGAYGTDDAVAQARADGGPDLTFRAAERFVGLWLSDTMHVLIIVSAFASALAFHNAAARYLYALGREGLLPRGLGRVSPRTGSPGRAVLAQSAFNALVIGLGGVLAVDPYLVVLLWSNSVGVLGIMVMQALAAVAVFAFFRRDRRGLSAFRVVWAPLLAAAGLAVLTVLALFNFDLLTGRSGLVNWLLLVPMPVVAAAGWLVARRIRRTDPARFARLTEVDVERD, from the coding sequence ATGTCCCTCACCTCCTCCGTGGGCCGGGCCCCCGCCCCGGCCCAGCCGCCCGACCCGGCCGGGGCCCCGGCCGGCCGGCTGGCCAAGGGCCTGATCGGCACCACCGACCTGGTGTTCTTCGTGGTCGCCGCGGCCGCGCCGCTGACCGTGCTGGCCGGCATCGCCCCGTTCGCGATCGGCGTGGGCGGGGCGTCCGCGCCGGCCGCGTACCTGGTCTCGGGCGCGCTGCTGGTGCTGTTCGCCGCCGGGTTCACCGCGATGAGCCGCTACGTGCGCAACGCCGGCGCGTTCTACGCGTACGTGGCGCGCGGGCTCGGCCGGACCCTCGGCGTGGTCACCGCCTACGTGGCGGTAGTCAGCTACAACCTGATCACCCCGGGCGTGGCGGCCGCGTTCGGCTACTTCGCGGCCGGCCACATCGAGCAGCGCACCGGCGCGCACGTGCCGTGGTGGCTGCTGTCCGCCGGCTGCGTGGCCGTGGTCGGCGTGCTCGGCTGGCTGAAGGTCACGCTGTCGGCGAAGGTGCTCGGCGTGGCGCTGGTGCTGGAGGTGCTGTCGCTGCTGGTGATGGAGGGCGGGGTGCTGGCCGACCGGGGGACGGCCGCGCTCGACCCGGTCTCCTTCGACCCGTCGCTGCTCACCCAGGGCGGCGTGGCGGGCATGTTCGTGCTGGTGATCGGCGCGTTCACCGGCTTCGAGGCGACCGCGATCTACGCCGAGGAGGCCCGCGACCCGGCCCGCACGGTGCCGCGCGCCACCTTCATCGCGATCGGCTTCCTGGCGGTGTTCTACGCCCTGGGCACCTGGATCGTGATGGGCGCGTACGGCACCGACGACGCGGTCGCCCAGGCCCGCGCCGACGGCGGCCCCGACCTGACCTTCCGGGCCGCCGAGCGCTTCGTCGGCCTGTGGCTGTCGGACACCATGCACGTGCTGATCATCGTGTCGGCGTTCGCCTCCGCGCTGGCCTTCCACAACGCGGCCGCCCGCTACCTGTACGCGCTGGGCCGCGAGGGCCTGCTGCCGCGCGGGCTCGGCCGGGTGTCGCCGCGGACCGGCTCGCCCGGGCGGGCGGTGCTGGCGCAGTCGGCGTTCAACGCGCTGGTGATCGGCCTCGGCGGGGTGCTCGCGGTCGACCCGTACCTGGTGGTGCTGCTCTGGTCGAACAGCGTCGGCGTGCTCGGCATCATGGTGATGCAGGCGCTGGCGGCGGTCGCGGTGTTCGCGTTCTTCCGCCGGGACCGGCGCGGGCTGTCCGCGTTCCGGGTGGTCTGGGCACCGCTGCTGGCCGCGGCCGGGCTGGCCGTGCTGACGGTGCTCGCGCTGTTCAACTTCGACCTGCTGACCGGGCGTTCGGGGCTGGTCAACTGGCTGCTGCTGGTGCCGATGCCGGTGGTCGCGGCGGCCGGCTGGCTGGTCGCCCGGCGGATCCGGCGCACCGACCCGGCGCGCTTCGCCCGGCTCACCGAGGTCGACGTCGAACGCGACTGA
- a CDS encoding amidohydrolase, whose amino-acid sequence MTAVPPPGPHLLLDATLPDGSRADLRIADGRIAAVTPVPAGREPVAPGPGVRALDGALLLPALVDGHAHLDKTFLGAPWQPHRETDGLRGQITSERRLRREVAERAPVADRAEALARRMAALGTGFVRSHVDVDPDTGLDHLYAVLEARERVRELLDVQLVAFPQSGVVAEPGVVGLLDAALREGAELIGGLDPFGFDNDVDGQLDAVFGLAERHGAGIDIHLHDGGEAGAAQLRAIAGRTAALGLGGKVAVSHAYCLGQLAGPELTRTAEALAAAGVAVMTNGPARTMPPVKLLHGRGVLVFAGSDNIRDAWWPYGTGDMLERTTIIGLQGDLMTDQDLRLAAEFATGHAARALGVEEYGIAAGRPANLLAVAAGSVPEAVAAHPERLLVLHRGRTVLDRLDGPAR is encoded by the coding sequence GTGACCGCCGTACCGCCGCCAGGCCCGCACCTGCTGCTGGACGCCACCCTCCCGGACGGGTCCCGCGCGGACCTGCGGATCGCGGACGGCCGGATCGCGGCGGTCACCCCCGTCCCGGCCGGGCGCGAGCCGGTCGCGCCCGGCCCGGGCGTCCGCGCGCTGGACGGCGCGCTGCTGCTGCCCGCGCTGGTCGACGGGCACGCGCACCTCGACAAGACCTTCCTCGGCGCGCCCTGGCAGCCGCACCGCGAGACGGACGGCCTGCGCGGCCAGATCACCTCCGAGCGGCGGCTGCGCCGCGAGGTCGCCGAGCGGGCGCCGGTCGCCGACCGGGCGGAGGCGCTGGCCCGCCGGATGGCCGCGCTGGGCACCGGCTTCGTCCGCTCGCACGTGGACGTCGACCCGGACACCGGGCTGGACCACCTGTACGCGGTGCTGGAGGCGCGCGAGCGGGTGCGCGAGCTGCTCGACGTGCAGCTGGTGGCGTTCCCACAGAGCGGCGTGGTCGCCGAGCCCGGCGTGGTCGGGCTGCTGGACGCGGCGCTCCGCGAGGGCGCCGAACTGATCGGCGGCCTCGACCCGTTCGGCTTCGACAACGACGTGGACGGCCAGCTCGACGCGGTCTTCGGCCTGGCCGAGCGGCACGGCGCGGGCATCGACATCCACCTGCACGACGGCGGCGAGGCCGGCGCGGCGCAGCTGCGGGCGATCGCCGGGCGGACGGCGGCGCTGGGCCTGGGCGGGAAGGTCGCGGTCAGCCACGCGTACTGCCTGGGGCAGCTGGCCGGGCCCGAGCTCACCCGCACCGCCGAGGCGCTGGCGGCGGCCGGGGTGGCCGTGATGACCAACGGGCCGGCCCGGACGATGCCGCCGGTGAAGCTGCTGCACGGGCGCGGCGTGCTGGTCTTCGCCGGCTCCGACAACATCCGCGACGCGTGGTGGCCGTACGGCACCGGCGACATGCTGGAGCGGACCACGATCATCGGCCTGCAGGGCGACCTGATGACCGACCAGGACCTGCGGCTGGCCGCCGAGTTCGCCACCGGGCACGCCGCCCGGGCGCTCGGCGTCGAGGAGTACGGCATCGCCGCCGGCCGGCCCGCGAACCTGCTGGCCGTCGCCGCGGGCTCGGTGCCCGAGGCGGTCGCCGCCCACCCCGAGCGGCTGCTGGTGCTGCACCGCGGCCGCACCGTCCTGGACCGGCTCGACGGCCCGGCCCGCTGA